In Streptomyces sp. NBC_00569, a single genomic region encodes these proteins:
- a CDS encoding ATP/GTP-binding protein — translation MRQLWTVAAIGATVFSWLVQSPALADGGKVVCNSRGQCRVVASDTQESAGQPGRHGKSATSGGGSSKEPKCRDGLQSNVEVPCSLDGLGSWSDAHNCYFKAAVPQPQKGDPAREGHAVDDGAVYNAYCPNNPNMQSMWFAQPPTGEAAAVDPKVLALQAVKEMTLLGPDIGIAPKPGGKGVVGMPVWMWANDSPNAWGPVVASASAGQVTVTATAKVSKVAWSMGDGSKVVCNGRGTAYKAAFGKRVSPDCGYRYDLPSASAPSGKYHVTATATWAIAWEGGGQTGQLTEVRDNAVDITVAEVQVLN, via the coding sequence ATGCGCCAGTTATGGACGGTCGCAGCCATCGGCGCCACGGTCTTTAGCTGGCTGGTGCAGAGTCCCGCGCTCGCCGACGGGGGCAAGGTCGTCTGCAACAGCAGGGGCCAGTGCCGGGTGGTCGCCTCGGATACGCAGGAGAGCGCGGGGCAGCCCGGCAGACACGGCAAGTCGGCTACATCCGGCGGCGGTTCATCGAAAGAGCCCAAGTGCCGCGACGGCTTGCAGAGCAACGTCGAGGTTCCCTGCTCACTCGACGGGCTCGGATCGTGGAGCGACGCGCACAACTGCTACTTCAAGGCCGCCGTTCCTCAGCCGCAGAAAGGTGACCCGGCCCGCGAGGGGCATGCCGTCGATGATGGTGCCGTCTACAACGCCTACTGCCCCAACAACCCCAACATGCAAAGCATGTGGTTCGCGCAGCCACCCACCGGCGAAGCTGCGGCCGTGGACCCGAAGGTGCTGGCGCTGCAGGCGGTGAAGGAGATGACGCTGCTCGGCCCGGACATCGGGATTGCACCCAAGCCTGGGGGCAAGGGTGTTGTCGGCATGCCGGTGTGGATGTGGGCCAACGACTCCCCCAATGCCTGGGGCCCCGTCGTCGCCTCCGCCTCTGCAGGGCAGGTCACCGTGACGGCGACGGCGAAGGTCAGCAAGGTCGCGTGGTCCATGGGGGACGGGTCCAAGGTTGTCTGCAACGGGCGCGGCACGGCCTACAAGGCGGCCTTCGGTAAGAGGGTGTCGCCGGACTGCGGTTACCGCTACGACCTCCCGTCCGCATCGGCGCCTTCCGGGAAGTACCACGTCACCGCGACCGCCACGTGGGCGATCGCCTGGGAGGGCGGCGGTCAGACCGGTCAGCTCACCGAGGTACGGGACAACGCCGTGGACATCACGGTCGCTGAGGTCCAGGTCCTCAACTAG
- a CDS encoding SAF domain-containing protein: MESSVPIAPRPATPVRPDLPITTAPPVKRERRWSVVALCIVLAVLCALGAAAAVTSAGDRAKVLAVARDVPAGQVLTAADLTVAEVSSDAALAPVSAADRAGVIGKRPAVGLRKGSLLEASQLDTGTGLGDDKQLAGVQVKRGQAPVGTLTPGDEVLAVTTPAQGAEEAKPSDAPPSSVDAVVVSVSRPDATGTVVVNLAVASADGPLLATRAAQGRIALVREPRRN, translated from the coding sequence ATGGAATCCTCTGTGCCGATTGCCCCACGCCCGGCGACCCCGGTTCGGCCCGACCTGCCCATCACGACCGCCCCGCCGGTGAAACGGGAGCGTCGGTGGTCGGTCGTCGCGCTATGCATCGTTCTTGCTGTGTTGTGCGCCCTGGGGGCGGCGGCTGCCGTCACCTCGGCCGGTGACCGGGCCAAGGTCCTTGCGGTGGCTCGTGATGTGCCGGCTGGGCAGGTGTTGACGGCGGCCGATCTGACGGTGGCGGAGGTGTCTTCCGACGCCGCGCTGGCCCCGGTTTCGGCGGCGGACCGGGCCGGTGTGATCGGGAAGCGTCCCGCGGTCGGGCTACGCAAGGGCAGCCTGCTGGAGGCCTCGCAGTTGGATACCGGCACCGGGCTCGGGGACGACAAGCAGCTGGCCGGTGTGCAGGTCAAGCGCGGTCAGGCCCCGGTAGGCACGCTGACCCCGGGTGATGAGGTCCTCGCGGTGACCACGCCCGCCCAGGGCGCGGAGGAGGCCAAGCCAAGCGATGCCCCGCCGTCGTCCGTCGATGCTGTTGTCGTCTCTGTGTCGCGCCCGGACGCCACCGGAACGGTCGTCGTGAATCTGGCGGTTGCATCCGCCGACGGGCCACTGCTCGCCACGCGCGCTGCACAGGGCCGGATCGCGCTGGTCCGTGAACCGCGGAGGAACTGA
- a CDS encoding CpaF family protein — MGRDDMVNLLTNRIGQRRPAGRPPQLPAAPVAAVAGPGVVPRLAELPGQLRVGWDVIEALQADVSAQLSERDPERTLAEEDRRALARSLATEAVADWSAKYAQGNTPLSGDDEARIATAVYDSMYRGGRLQSLLDEEGVEDVMVDGVRAHVEYFDKPRRTIEKVADSHDELITWVNRMAGLSGHGERALTQATPMVGFRMPDGSRVTSSLLTARPSVVIRKHRIKDDGTGELVQWGAMNPLLERFLITCVQARLNILVVGDMGAGKTTMLRALGREIPAAERLVTLESDRELYLDELGSKPGPVTFAFEARQSNGERHDGRAAGEISIGDMFATALRYNASRVIVGEVRSTEIVPMLQAMSAGGSGSMCTMHVRRPHAIVSRLVQLCTEAGMATDAAHHLIASSVDVVVYLTYLDETGLGGRRHRFVSHVYEVHDVVGEAGRPTTTEVFAPSGREVRAVFQNMPSFIDDLERTGKFLRTWLTDNPHGAWGPPLQMVRPR, encoded by the coding sequence ATGGGGCGCGACGACATGGTGAACCTGCTGACCAATCGGATCGGGCAGCGTCGCCCGGCCGGGCGGCCGCCCCAGCTGCCGGCTGCACCAGTGGCCGCCGTCGCAGGCCCCGGTGTGGTGCCGCGGCTGGCGGAGCTGCCCGGTCAGCTTCGTGTGGGTTGGGACGTCATCGAAGCGTTGCAGGCCGATGTGTCGGCGCAGTTGAGCGAGCGCGATCCCGAGCGCACCTTGGCTGAGGAGGACCGGCGTGCGCTGGCCCGTTCGTTGGCCACCGAGGCGGTCGCTGACTGGTCGGCCAAGTATGCGCAGGGCAACACTCCGCTGAGCGGGGACGACGAGGCGCGCATCGCTACCGCCGTCTATGACTCGATGTATCGGGGTGGGCGGCTGCAGTCGTTGCTGGACGAGGAGGGCGTCGAGGACGTCATGGTGGATGGCGTCCGGGCGCATGTGGAGTATTTCGACAAGCCGCGGCGCACGATCGAGAAGGTCGCTGATTCCCACGATGAGCTGATCACTTGGGTCAATCGGATGGCGGGCCTGTCGGGGCACGGGGAGCGCGCCCTGACCCAGGCCACGCCGATGGTGGGCTTTCGGATGCCGGACGGTTCGCGTGTCACGTCTTCGCTGCTGACTGCGCGGCCTTCGGTCGTCATCCGCAAGCACCGCATCAAGGACGACGGCACCGGCGAGTTGGTCCAGTGGGGCGCGATGAACCCGCTGCTGGAGCGGTTCCTGATCACGTGTGTGCAGGCTCGGCTGAATATCTTGGTTGTCGGGGATATGGGCGCGGGCAAGACGACGATGCTGCGGGCGTTGGGCCGCGAGATCCCTGCCGCTGAGCGGCTGGTGACCCTCGAGTCTGACCGGGAGCTCTACCTGGACGAGCTCGGGTCCAAGCCGGGTCCGGTGACGTTCGCGTTCGAGGCGCGTCAGTCCAACGGTGAGCGGCACGACGGGCGGGCGGCCGGTGAGATCAGCATCGGTGACATGTTCGCCACGGCGCTGCGTTACAACGCGTCGCGGGTGATTGTCGGCGAGGTCCGCTCCACGGAGATCGTGCCGATGCTGCAGGCCATGTCTGCGGGTGGCTCCGGGTCGATGTGCACCATGCATGTGCGGCGTCCGCACGCCATCGTCAGCCGACTGGTCCAGCTGTGCACCGAAGCGGGGATGGCCACCGACGCCGCGCACCATCTCATCGCCTCGTCCGTGGACGTCGTCGTCTATCTCACCTATCTCGACGAGACCGGGTTGGGCGGGCGCCGGCACCGCTTCGTCTCACACGTCTACGAAGTCCACGACGTCGTCGGTGAGGCCGGCCGGCCGACAACCACCGAGGTTTTCGCCCCGTCGGGCAGGGAGGTGCGGGCGGTGTTTCAGAACATGCCGAGCTTCATTGACGACCTGGAGCGCACGGGGAAGTTCCTGCGCACGTGGCTGACGGACAACCCACACGGTGCCTGGGGTCCGCCCCTGCAGATGGTGAGGCCGCGATGA
- a CDS encoding type II secretion system F family protein, producing the protein MTTNQLALAAACCSVLAALAVMSAVREVRGRVPDPVKPPSRMAARVQRLRSELPEAWRRRWRLLVTVAGVVALIVWAYTGWPVQGLLAGAAVMGLPFVLHPGGPAQARIERLEALGQWLNHLAGVHTAGISLTQTIRASVKSAPGPIAANVQALAERLRAGMDAQLAFAMFADELADGVSDHVVLLMQSHAVYKGPGLSAALETLAVTIHQQGADARDVEADRASVRKSSRQVSIVICVVVMGCMLNQAWSSWYASPLGQIVLAVLGGLFAWTLAWLRRIARTHPDPRLLEPLPAHLRAANGVDS; encoded by the coding sequence ATGACGACCAATCAACTCGCTCTAGCGGCTGCCTGCTGCTCTGTGTTGGCCGCACTTGCCGTGATGAGTGCGGTGCGTGAGGTGCGCGGCCGGGTCCCCGATCCGGTCAAGCCGCCGTCCCGGATGGCCGCGCGGGTCCAGCGTCTTCGCTCTGAACTCCCCGAGGCGTGGCGGCGGCGTTGGCGTCTGCTGGTCACGGTGGCGGGTGTCGTCGCGCTGATTGTGTGGGCGTACACGGGCTGGCCGGTGCAGGGGCTGCTTGCGGGGGCGGCGGTCATGGGATTGCCGTTCGTGCTGCACCCCGGTGGCCCGGCCCAGGCCCGTATCGAGCGTCTGGAGGCGCTCGGTCAGTGGCTCAATCACCTCGCGGGGGTGCACACCGCCGGTATCTCGCTGACCCAGACGATCCGCGCCTCTGTGAAGTCAGCGCCTGGGCCGATCGCCGCGAACGTGCAGGCCCTCGCGGAGCGCCTGCGTGCGGGCATGGACGCCCAGCTCGCGTTCGCGATGTTCGCCGACGAGCTGGCGGACGGGGTGAGTGACCATGTGGTGCTGCTCATGCAGTCCCATGCGGTGTACAAGGGGCCGGGGCTGTCTGCGGCGCTTGAGACCCTCGCAGTGACCATTCATCAGCAGGGCGCGGATGCCCGCGATGTTGAGGCCGACCGGGCTTCGGTGCGCAAGTCCTCGCGACAGGTGTCGATCGTGATCTGCGTCGTGGTGATGGGCTGCATGCTCAACCAGGCCTGGTCGAGCTGGTATGCCTCGCCGCTGGGGCAGATCGTGCTCGCCGTCCTGGGGGGCCTGTTCGCGTGGACGCTGGCGTGGCTGCGGCGCATCGCACGTACCCATCCCGACCCGCGTCTGCTCGAGCCGCTGCCTGCCCATCTGAGGGCCGCGAACGGAGTCGACTCGTGA